A single genomic interval of Bradyrhizobium japonicum USDA 6 harbors:
- a CDS encoding TerB family tellurite resistance protein, with the protein MSDAANSNPTEIEITEPSRLNEQAAVALVIAGALVAVADRRVSPVERDEVIRFIRDRGLAPHISDDRLFAIFDELAERLEEPDFANVVIDTLRPVSDLPLSAHLMELSERVAAADEDVDPHEVQAIKLLRLLTLVLPRAKPVAPGSADTERRAAAQE; encoded by the coding sequence ATGTCCGACGCCGCCAATTCCAATCCGACCGAGATCGAGATCACCGAACCGTCCAGGCTGAACGAGCAGGCCGCGGTCGCGTTGGTCATTGCCGGCGCGCTCGTCGCGGTCGCAGACCGGCGCGTTTCGCCGGTCGAGCGCGACGAGGTGATCCGCTTCATCAGGGATCGCGGACTGGCGCCTCACATCAGTGACGACCGGCTGTTTGCGATATTCGACGAACTGGCGGAACGACTCGAGGAGCCCGACTTTGCCAATGTGGTGATCGACACGTTGCGTCCGGTCTCGGACCTGCCGCTGTCGGCCCATTTGATGGAACTGTCGGAGCGCGTCGCGGCTGCCGACGAGGACGTGGACCCCCATGAGGTGCAGGCGATCAAGCTGTTGCGCCTGCTGACGCTGGTGCTGCCGCGCGCAAAGCCGGT